In the Carboxydothermus hydrogenoformans Z-2901 genome, one interval contains:
- a CDS encoding 2-isopropylmalate synthase, translated as MERVRIFDTTLRDGEQSPGVSLNAMEKLQIARQLQKLGVDVIEAGFPITSPGDKEAVSLIAREVKGVVVAALARASALDIETAWDAIKDAESPRIHTFIATSDIHLKYKLKMDRETVVERAVAAVKLAKKFTADVEFSAEDASRSDLDFLCRVVEAAVKAGATTINIPDTVGYAEPEEFGEFICKILEKVPVMDRAVLSVHCHDDLGLAVANSLAAIKNGARQVECTINGIGERAGNCSLEEIVMALYTRKDVLPFYTGIKTEEIYRTSKLVSNLTGMPVQPNKAIVGKNAFSHESGIHQDGVLKERTTYEIMNPRLVGIPESRLVLGKHSGRHALKERLLELGYELTEEQLNEAFVKFKALADKKKEVTDQDLEAMMEEEIRKVPETYTLDYFHISTGSTIIPTATVGLIKEGEKLEDAATGDGPVDAIYKAINKITGLTPVLEQYSINAVTSGEDALGEVVVKLKNGLGKIVTGRGVSTDILEASAKAYLNGINKLLFDYQAKGEKQ; from the coding sequence ATGGAAAGGGTTAGGATTTTTGATACGACGTTAAGGGATGGGGAACAGTCGCCAGGAGTTAGTTTAAATGCTATGGAGAAATTGCAAATCGCCCGGCAGTTACAAAAGCTGGGCGTTGATGTTATAGAGGCAGGTTTTCCTATAACTTCTCCCGGAGATAAGGAAGCCGTTTCCTTAATTGCCCGGGAAGTAAAAGGGGTGGTAGTGGCTGCCCTGGCCCGGGCTTCGGCTTTGGATATAGAAACGGCCTGGGACGCCATTAAAGATGCGGAAAGTCCCCGGATTCATACTTTTATTGCCACTTCCGATATTCATTTGAAATATAAGCTGAAAATGGACCGGGAAACGGTAGTGGAACGGGCGGTAGCAGCGGTCAAACTTGCTAAAAAATTTACCGCCGATGTGGAGTTTTCGGCGGAAGATGCTTCAAGAAGTGACCTGGACTTTTTGTGCCGGGTGGTGGAAGCGGCGGTAAAAGCGGGAGCTACTACCATAAACATTCCCGATACCGTTGGCTATGCCGAACCGGAAGAGTTTGGGGAGTTTATTTGCAAAATTTTAGAAAAAGTTCCGGTAATGGACCGGGCGGTGTTAAGCGTTCACTGTCATGATGATTTGGGCCTTGCGGTGGCCAATAGTTTAGCTGCCATCAAAAACGGCGCCCGGCAGGTGGAATGTACCATTAACGGAATTGGTGAACGGGCTGGAAACTGTTCCTTAGAGGAGATTGTAATGGCTCTTTATACCCGCAAAGATGTATTGCCTTTTTATACCGGCATTAAAACCGAGGAGATTTACCGGACCAGTAAGCTCGTTAGCAATTTAACCGGGATGCCGGTACAGCCCAACAAAGCGATTGTAGGGAAAAATGCCTTTTCCCACGAATCGGGGATTCACCAGGATGGGGTTTTAAAGGAAAGAACTACTTATGAAATAATGAATCCCAGGCTGGTGGGTATTCCCGAATCCCGTCTGGTACTGGGTAAACATTCGGGAAGACATGCGTTAAAGGAGAGGTTATTAGAGCTTGGTTATGAATTAACCGAAGAGCAGTTGAATGAGGCTTTTGTTAAATTTAAAGCTTTAGCCGATAAGAAAAAAGAAGTTACCGATCAGGATTTAGAAGCAATGATGGAAGAAGAAATAAGAAAAGTTCCCGAAACTTACACCCTGGATTATTTCCATATTTCTACCGGTTCAACGATTATTCCCACGGCCACGGTGGGCTTAATCAAGGAAGGGGAAAAATTAGAAGACGCCGCCACCGGCGATGGACCGGTGGATGCCATTTATAAAGCTATCAATAAAATAACCGGTTTAACTCCGGTTTTAGAGCAATATTCAATTAATGCCGTAACTTCTGGCGAAGATGCCCTGGGAGAAGTAGTGGTAAAACTAAAAAATGGCCTCGGGAAAATTGTCACCGGTCGCGGAGTTTCCACCGATATTTTAGAAGCATCGGCCAAGGCTTATTTAAATGGTATCAATAAATTACTTTTTGATTACCAGGCGAAAGGGGAGAAGCAGTAA
- the leuC gene encoding 3-isopropylmalate dehydratase large subunit, producing MGMTMTEKILAYHAGKELVEPGELISCKVDAVLANDITGPVAISEFKKIGVDSVFDRDRVYLVPDHFTPNKDIKSAEQAKILRDFAKEQNLTYYFEVGKMGIEHVLLPEEGLVLPGEVIIGADSHTCTYGGLGAFATGVGSTDLAAAMALGETWFKVPESIKFYLYGEKLLPYVSAKDIILFIIGQIGVDGALYKAMEFAGSALKLISVEGRLTMANMAIEAGAKNGIFPVDELTLEYVKGRAKREFKVFASDPDARYEAVYEINVEEIEPQVALPHLPENAVPVKEVSGKDIDQVVIGSCTNGRIEDLRVAAAILKGKKVKDYVRCIIIPGSQSVYRQALKEGLIDIFLEAGAAVSTPTCGPCLGGHMGILAKGERAVATTNRNFVGRMGHVESEVYLAGPAVAAASAIAGKIVHPEEVR from the coding sequence ATGGGGATGACGATGACCGAGAAAATTCTTGCCTATCATGCCGGAAAAGAGCTTGTTGAACCGGGAGAATTAATTTCCTGCAAGGTAGATGCGGTTTTAGCCAACGACATAACCGGACCGGTAGCGATAAGCGAGTTTAAAAAAATTGGAGTGGACTCGGTTTTTGACCGGGACAGGGTTTATTTGGTGCCCGACCATTTTACCCCCAATAAAGACATTAAAAGTGCCGAACAGGCCAAAATTTTGCGGGATTTTGCTAAAGAGCAAAACCTAACCTATTATTTTGAAGTGGGTAAAATGGGAATTGAGCATGTGCTTCTGCCGGAAGAAGGGTTGGTATTGCCGGGAGAGGTGATTATCGGTGCCGATTCCCATACCTGTACTTACGGGGGGCTGGGGGCTTTTGCTACCGGGGTAGGTTCAACTGACCTTGCGGCGGCGATGGCCCTCGGGGAAACCTGGTTTAAAGTTCCGGAAAGCATTAAGTTTTACCTTTACGGGGAAAAGCTTTTACCTTACGTTTCCGCCAAAGATATCATTCTGTTTATAATCGGGCAGATTGGTGTTGACGGGGCGTTATATAAAGCGATGGAGTTCGCCGGTTCGGCTTTAAAGCTTATTTCGGTTGAAGGACGGTTAACCATGGCCAATATGGCTATAGAAGCGGGAGCAAAAAACGGCATCTTTCCGGTGGATGAGCTTACCCTGGAATATGTAAAAGGCCGGGCAAAACGGGAGTTTAAGGTTTTTGCCAGCGATCCCGATGCCAGATACGAAGCGGTTTACGAAATTAACGTGGAAGAAATCGAACCGCAGGTAGCTCTTCCCCATCTTCCGGAAAATGCCGTGCCGGTAAAGGAGGTATCCGGCAAGGACATTGATCAGGTGGTAATTGGTTCGTGCACCAACGGCCGAATTGAGGATTTACGGGTGGCGGCGGCGATCTTAAAAGGTAAAAAAGTAAAGGATTATGTGCGGTGCATTATTATTCCCGGATCCCAGTCGGTTTACCGGCAGGCCCTTAAGGAAGGACTTATAGATATTTTCCTTGAAGCGGGGGCGGCGGTTTCCACTCCTACCTGTGGCCCCTGCCTGGGCGGCCACATGGGGATTTTAGCCAAGGGAGAGAGAGCGGTTGCTACTACCAACCGCAATTTTGTGGGCAGGATGGGGCATGTAGAATCGGAAGTTTACCTGGCGGGACCGGCGGTAGCAGCAGCTTCAGCCATTGCCGGAAAAATCGTTCATCCCGAGGAGGTGCGGTAA